CGGCTACCAGGCGGTCGGCTGGTATGGCTTGCTGGCGCCCGCGGGAACGCCCGAGCCCATCGTCGCCAAGCTCAACGGCGCCATCAACGAGATGCTGGAGGACCCGGCCTTCACCCAATGGCTGGCCCAGCAGGGCATGGAGCCGCAGCGCGATACGCCGGAAGGCTTCCGCCGTTACGTGGCGCAGGAAAAGGACAAGTGGGCGCGGGTCATCAAGACGGCCGGCGTCCCGCGCCAGTCGATGCGTTGAGCGCGTCCTGCTTTTCATCCCGTTATCACAGGAACAACATGCCAGTCGTCACTTCCTCCCTCAGCGGCGCGGTGCGCACCGTGCTCATCGACAATCCGCCCGTCAACGCCACGTCGGTGGACGTGCGCCGCGGCCTTTGCGCGGCTTTCGAAGAGGCCGCGGCGGATCCGCGCACGCGCGCCGTCGTGCTGGCCTGCGCGGGCGCCACCTTCGTCGCCGGCGCCGACATACGCGAGTTCGGCAAGCCGCCCCAGGACCCGCACCTGTCCGAGGTTATCGCGCTTGTCGAAGCCTGCGGTAAGCCGGTGGTCGCGGCCATACAGGGCACCGCCTTGGGCGGCGGCCTGGAACTGGCCCTGGGCTGCCATTACCGGGTGGCGGGCGAGGGCGCGCGCATGGGCCTGCCCGAGTCCACGCTGGGCGTCGTGCCGGGCGCCGGCGGCATTCCCCGCCTGGCGCGTCTGGTGGGCGTGCCCAAGGCGCTGGAGCTGGCGACGTCGGGCAAGCCGGTAACGGCTTGCGCCGCGCGCGAGATGGGGCTGGTGGATGCCGTGACGACGGACGATCCGCGGGCGGCCGCGCAACGCTACGCGGAGGATCTGCTCCAGCGCGGGGCGGGACCGCGCCGCACGCGCGACCTGCCGCTGGCGCCGCCGCCGGCAGGCTATTTCGACGACATCCGCGCCCGGCTGGCCGTCAGCCACCGCGGCCAGGAAGCGCCCCTCGTATGCGTCGACATCGCCGAACAGTCCCTGCTCCGCGATTTCGACGGCAGCGTCGCCTATGGACGCGAGCGTTTCCGCGAACGGGTGGCGTCGCCGCAGGCGGCCGCCTTGCGGCATGCGTTCTTCGCCGAGCGCGCGGCAACCCGGCCCGCGGGACTGCCGGAGCCCGACGCGCCGGTGCGCCGCGCCGGCGTGGTGGGCGGGGGCACGATGGGCACGGGCATCGCCATGTGCTTTCTCAATGCCGGCATCCCCGTCACGCTGGTCGAGCAGAATGAACAGGCGCTGGCAGCCTGCCTGCGCAACATCGGCAAGACCTACGAATCGGACGTGGCCAAGGGGCGCCTGGACGACGCCGCGCGCCAGCGCCGCCTGGACGGCCTGCGCGGGACCATGGCCTTCGAGGACCTGCGCGACTGCGACCTGGTGATCGAGGCGGTGTTCGAAGACATGGCCGTCAAGCGGCAGGTGTTCGCCAGCATCGAGGCGCACGCGCGGCCGGACGCCATCATCGCGTCCAACACCTCGTACCTGAATCTCGACGCGCTGGCCGAGGGCATGTTGCATCCGGAGAACGTGGTGGGCATGCACTTCTTCAGCCCCGCCCACATCATGAAGCTGCTGGAGAACGTGCGCGGCGCGCGCAGTTCGCCGCAGGCCCTCGCCCGCATCCAGGCCCTGGGCAAGCGCCTGGGCAAGGTCGCGGTGATGGTGGGCGTGTCCGAAGGCTTCGTCGGCAACCGCATGCTGTCGCGGCGCGCGCGCGAATGCTACTTCCTGCTGGAGGAAGGCGCCCTGCCGGAGCAGGTCGACCGCGTGCTCCACGACTTCGGCTTCCCCATGGGACAGTTCCAGCTCAACGACCTGGCGGGGCTGGACGTGGCCTGGCGCGCGCGCCAGGGCCGGCTCGACCGCCTGAGCGAGCGCGAGCGCGCGTGCGGCATCCTCGACG
This genomic interval from Bordetella genomosp. 10 contains the following:
- a CDS encoding 3-hydroxyacyl-CoA dehydrogenase NAD-binding domain-containing protein, whose amino-acid sequence is MPVVTSSLSGAVRTVLIDNPPVNATSVDVRRGLCAAFEEAAADPRTRAVVLACAGATFVAGADIREFGKPPQDPHLSEVIALVEACGKPVVAAIQGTALGGGLELALGCHYRVAGEGARMGLPESTLGVVPGAGGIPRLARLVGVPKALELATSGKPVTACAAREMGLVDAVTTDDPRAAAQRYAEDLLQRGAGPRRTRDLPLAPPPAGYFDDIRARLAVSHRGQEAPLVCVDIAEQSLLRDFDGSVAYGRERFRERVASPQAAALRHAFFAERAATRPAGLPEPDAPVRRAGVVGGGTMGTGIAMCFLNAGIPVTLVEQNEQALAACLRNIGKTYESDVAKGRLDDAARQRRLDGLRGTMAFEDLRDCDLVIEAVFEDMAVKRQVFASIEAHARPDAIIASNTSYLNLDALAEGMLHPENVVGMHFFSPAHIMKLLENVRGARSSPQALARIQALGKRLGKVAVMVGVSEGFVGNRMLSRRARECYFLLEEGALPEQVDRVLHDFGFPMGQFQLNDLAGLDVAWRARQGRLDRLSERERACGILDELVARRKRLGQKSGAGFYRYDAQRKRTVDPEVSALIEQDALRRGFLRRTIGDEEILERCLYVMINEGARILEEGVATRPEEIDAIWMNGYGFPRYRGGPMYYADRIGLPRILARIHAYAEQVGAQYWTPAPLLAELARKGAGFYSS